Proteins found in one Ptychodera flava strain L36383 chromosome 16, AS_Pfla_20210202, whole genome shotgun sequence genomic segment:
- the LOC139152715 gene encoding laminin subunit beta-1-like isoform X3, with protein sequence MRCLQTFVIFVALLVSMVAVAQDNTDTGECINKACYPPFEDLILPEYTNRTVFVSSTCGDPPNNYYLATVDENDDQTLEYLTCNASDPDSMHPAEYLHDMDGDTSNLDTWWQSINQPNDTQLTLSLNDEFLLQQMVISFRSARPLSMYVETSTDNGTTWKILQYYADDCASRFPGIPIADLVEQQMVLQPTCIEAYFLGDDVTRVPGNIQQVIYNPAYLFGEVYFTFEAEQYFLATDIRATLAVPPFLTDAERSFFAVADWEVSGQCICFGHAEECTGENGADCVCQHNTMGKNCEECMPLYNNKPWLAGVDTDANACEDCGCNGHASSCIYDEIKQYGVCQDCTDNTTGDKCEMCLPSFFKNPFAFPGINETCIACNCSDAGTVANTYCNQTSGECQCKEFVEGRACDVCKDTFWNLDANNPLGCEPCSCFEDGSKDTSNFCDKITGQCICKANTQGSICDECKPGTFNLQPSNPDGCTLCGCDPGGSLDPICDPGSGQCQCRGNNIAGRACDTADPGYFVPKLDGIMEEAELATYSGPVVIEEMPAVDQGGLSTGSGYLVVSENSVVTFSGMTVPRSQNYEVVLRYYSESLWTSVTVTFTQQNPDSYECGGNTLTNAPQSELGSLEIVDVGGSKAFGALCLRGDSPYDVTVTVTTPTQTGSNLKLDSLVLLPSLGDIDIFTSENTTDEDKALMGQCWNAVSDFNPEERQNLSCSKWEFSLMAEVFDGAIACSCNGAGTVPNTVCDPQGGQCQCMDNVITRQCDNCAAYHYGYESGQGCTACGCDEQGSVSLTCDQTTGVCTCKLNVNGTKCDVCDTEFYGLYLVNSTNTTGGGCMPCTCDMTYSLNNECADSGQCDCKPGIGGQDCVECLSGYFNLTTDGCTSCGCAPDGTASDGCDVTTGECSCKTATMGDKCDICKETYYGFGPWNSDGCIPCTCSGHSTNCTTSESYNYFNLYTDWSLLDEVAVAPRWSGTTSIMNGTDVPVDDNPVVEGDLSRFVLEITDPVNNTDELFFVSSDPYNGDKRTAYGQVFTFTISQSQLGNQTTSAEGDVFIYGSYADQPLVASLPFSPNTTATTYSYTLNEIDGSWHHGSVSGQLATFNEFYRVLSGIDSIYIRAKYTSTPEQKSYLYAVGLEFSTDNVTLSNITIDNVEQCACPPEYTGNFCEHCALTFTRADPSAGPFSECVPCDCNGHSDMGCDPDTGVCIDCIHNTAGDKCDVCLPGYYGDATLGTPDDCQPCMCPGPAGQNSFSDTCVLDSTVVNGYTCDSCAEGHGGNRCQVCETGYYGTPEEYSNEGGICQPCFCNLSPDECNSVTGQCNDCWNNTEGLHCEVCEFGYWGSIENCQECDCDHIGGYGNCSQDTGICLCKPNVVGDRCTECAARSWGFESGDGCTECDCHLIGTQPGQWQCNLTNGQCDCKERAIGLQCNQCIDGYYDIDLECIPCGCNLNGSIGISCELETGQCYCNKPTIAGRVCDQCGRVGDDENEYVDEVFTGPWPDCSPCPECFHNWADSIQEVGDQLQSQYDITVDLLSNYNNMSVEVVDATIQYIRGNLSYAEQVMADAMMESVELAEIQQGFEKIIYEVGNFSEMLDIIEDKEVNVTQRLTGVSSYTGNVEVETGVFKTAQQIQTELASPLATQETLFQAANGSWFSIQDMYNAVAGSNTRVQSLVNEVQSLLRTVELVAMDRGAATTLINNDVLQDEYESNTELLASVDTIQQAYPVSEVQSKVDQAYAEAVSANTSANLANQLGRVRKQEAEAKLYQSQIARYNSTNSASAAMRAQTAALTYKSVALYTKGNMTSHYEDVLDAYSQLLNAENQTTQMQSMNTEVIGKSIRPVSDMTALAGQITSTDISEQAVLDTLEQAQNTLDAAIGALNNSLEAEVDAQAALELVQGIQNTLQEADNLRTATQESMNGTDANATNIHRIADEVQAKGIEQNQLGLDTADNIALIRGNIVSTDDCFSDKVTQAENAVSRANQAEADANEAVTAYTNNAERQSDINSQVTSAYSSGMTQYQQVRSVSDSARQLKQDIDQVKMMEDLNTLLLRYINQRTSMEIMKAQMDKMNDDLDNLLANLESSDASDIQCNNG encoded by the exons atgcgCTGCCTTCagacttttgtcatttttgttgccTTGCTTGTTTCCATGGTAGCGGTCGCACAGGACAACACAGATACAGGGGAATGCATTAACAAGGCTTGCTATCCTCCATTTGAAGATCTCATTCTGCCAGAATACACAAATAGGACTGTGTTTGTGAGCTCCACGTGTGGGGACCCTCCCAATAACTACTACTTAGCTACAGTGGATGAAAATGATGATCAAACTTTGGAATATCTCACATGCAATGCGTCTGATCCAGACAGTATGCACCCAGCAGAGTACCTACATGACATGGATGGAGACACATCCAATTTAGACACTTGGTGGCAGTCTATAAACCAGCCTAACGATACGCAGTTGACGCTCTCCCTGAACGACGAGTTTCTCCTGCAGCAGATGGTGATTTCGTTCCGCAGCGCCCGTCCTCTTAGCATGTACGTGGAGACTAGTACAGATAACGGCACCACATGGAAAATATTGCAGTACTACGCAGATGACTGTGCATCTAGATTTCCAGGGATACCCATCGCTGATTTAGTAGAACAACAAATGGTACTCCAACCAACGTGTATTGAAGCTTACTTCCTAGGAGATGATGTTACGAGAGTTCCAGGGAATATTCAACAG GTCATCTACAACCCAGCATACTTGTTTGGAGAAGTATATTTCACATTTGAAGCAGAGCAGTATTTCCTGGCCACAGATATCCGGGCAACATTGGCAGTACCGCCGTTTCTGACAGATGCCGAGAGAAGTTTCTTTGCCGTGGCTGACTGGGAAGTGTCTGGCCAGTGTATATGCTTTGGCCATGCTGAAGAATGTACAGGAGAG AACGGAGCTGACTGTGTGTGCCAACACAACACCATGGGTAAGAACTGTGAAGAGTGTATGCCACTGTACAACAATAAACCATGGCTTGCTGGAGTTGACACAGATGCCAATGCATGTGAAG ATTGTGGCTGCAATGGGCATGCATCTAGTTGTATTTATGATGAGATCAAACAGTACGGAGTGTGTCAGGACTGTACAGACAACACTACAGGGGACAAGTGTGAGATGTGTCTTCCGTCCTTCTTTAAAAATCCATTTGCCTTCCCAGGAATCAATGAAACTTGCATAG CGTGTAACTGCAGCGATGCTGGAACAGTGGCCAACACGTACTGCAATCAAACATCGGGAGAATGCCAGTGTAAGGAATTTGTGGAAGGAAGAGCCTGTGATGTTTGCAAGGATACATTCTGGAATTTAGATGCCAATAACCCACTGGGATGTGAAC CGTGTTCCTGCTTTGAGGATGGTTCTAAAGACACATCCAACTTCTGTGACAAGATCACAGGGCAGTGTATCTGCAAAGCCAACACCCAGGGTTCTATCTGTGATGAGTGTAAG cCCGGTACATTTAATCTGCAACCATCCAACCCTGATGGTTGTACTCTGTGTGGATGTGATCCAGGTGGCTCCCTGGACCCTATTTGTGATCCGGGTTCTGGACAGTGTCAGTGCCGCGGCAACAACATTGCAGGCAGGGCGTGTGATACGGCTGATCCAGGGTATTTTGTGCCCAAGTTAGACGGTATTATGGAGGAAGCAGAGCTGGCAACGTACAGCGGG CCAGTGGTCATAGAGGAGATGCCAGCAGTTGACCAGGGTGGCTTGTCAACTGGGTCAGGTTATCTTGTGGTCTCTGAAAACAGTGTTGTGACTTTCTCCGGTATGACTGTTCCCAGATCTCAGAACTATGAAGTGGTATTGAGATACTAT AGTGAGAGCCTTTGGACATCGGTTACTGTGACTTTTACACAACAAAATCCAGACAGCTATGAGTGTGGAGGGAACACACTGACTAATGCACCGCAGAGTGAATTGGGATCCCTTGAGATAGTTGATGTTGGAG GCTCTAAAGCGTTTGGCGCATTATGTCTCAGAGGAGACTCTCCATACGATGTGACTGTTACCGTGACAACACCAACCCAGACTGGTAGTAATTTGAAACTTGATTCG ttgGTGTTATTGCCCAGTCTTGGTGATATAGATATCTTCACCAGTGAAAACACAACTGATGAAGACAAAGCTCTGATGGGACAATGCTGGAATGCGGTTAGCGATTTCAATCCTGAAGAGAGACAAAACCTGTCCTGTTCCAAATGGGAATTTTCCCTCATGGCTGAAGTCTTTGATGGTGCTATAG CTTGTTCCTGTAATGGAGCCGGTACTGTGCCGAATACTGTGTGTGACCCTCAGGGAGGGCAGTGCCAGTGTATGGATAATGTCATCACAAGGCAGTGTGATAATTGTGCTGCATATCATTACGGCTATGAATCTGGACAGGGATGCACAG CGTGTGGATGTGATGAACAAGGTTCTGTGTCCTTGACCTGTGACCAAACAACAGGTGTTTGTACTTGCAAACTCAATGTCAATGGAACGAAGTGTGATGTGTGTGACACTGAATTCTATGGACTCTACCTTG TTAATTCAACAAATACAACAG GTGGAGGTTGTATGCCATGTACGTGTGATATGACTTATTCTCTGAACAATGAGTGTGCAGACAGTGGTCAATGTGATTGTAAACCAGGCATTGGTGGCCAAGACTGTGTGGAGTGTCTCAGTGG ATATTTCAACTTGACGACTGATGGTTGCACATCGTGTGGATGTGCTCCTGACGGCACAGCTTCAGATGGATGTGACGTGACGACCGGAGAGTGCAGTTGTAAAACAGCAACAATGGGAGATAAATGTGACATCTGCAAAGAAA CATATTATGGCTTTGGACCTTGGAACAGTGACGGTTGCATACCCTGTACCTGCTCTGGGCATTCAACAAACTGTACAACATCTGAAAGCTACAACTACTTCAACTTGTACACCGACTGGTCTCTGTTAGATGAGGTAGCTGTGGCCCCCAGATGGAGTGGTACAACAAGCATAATGAATGGCACGGACGTTCCAGTAGACGATAATCCAGTCGTTGAGGGGGACCTCTCAAG GTTTGTTTTGGAGATCACAGATCCAGTGAACAACACAGATGAACTGTTCTTTGTCTCCTCCGACCCTTACAATGGAGATAAACGTACAGCATATGGCCAGGTTTTCACTTTCACAATAAGCCAATCACAGCTTGGAAATCAGACAACCTCGGCAGAAGGTGATGTCTTTATTTATGGCTCATATGCAGATCAACCTCTAGTTGCAAGTTTGCCATTTAGTCCCAACACGACAGCGACAACATATTCT TACACTCTGAATGAGATAGATGGTTCCTGGCACCATGGAAGTGTAAGCGGACAATTGGCAACATTCAATGAATTCTATCGTGTGTTGAGTGGCATTGACAGTATCTACATCAGGGCAAAGTACACATCG ACACCGGAACAAAAGAGTTACCTGTATGCTGTCGGTCTGGAGTTCTCCACTGACAATGTGACGCTTTCTAATATAACAATAGACAACGTGGAGCAGTGTGCATGTCCTCCTGAATATACT GGTAATTTCTGTGAGCACTGTGCCCTGACATTCACCAGAGCCGATCCCAGTGCAGGTCCATTCTCCGAGTGTGTTCCGTGTGACTGTAATGGACACAGTGACATGGGATGTGATCCGGATACTGGAGTGTGTATAGACTGTATCCACAACACAGCTGGAGATAAATGTGATGTCTGCTTACCCGGTTACTATGGTGATGCCACCCTAGGTACACCCG ATGACTGCCAGCCATGCATGTGTCCAGGACCAGCCGGACAGAACTCCTTCTCTGACACTTGTGTCCTGGACTCCACTGTTGTCAATGGATACACCTGTGACAGCTGTGCTGAGGGTCACGGTGGAAACCGTTGTCAAGTGTGTGAAACTGGTTACTATGGAACACCAGAGGAATATTCT AATGAGGGTGGAATTTGCCAGCCCTGTTTCTGTAATCTGAGTCCAGATGAATGCAACAGTGTCACTGGACAGTGTAACGACTGCTGGAACAACACTGAGGGACTACACTGTGAAGTCTGTGAGTTTGGATATTGGGGAAGCATTGAAAACTGTCAAG AATGTGACTGTGATCATATCGGTGGCTATGGCAACTGTAGCCAGGATACTGGTATCTGTCTTTGCAAACCCAACGTGGTTGGTGACCGTTGTACGGAGTGTGCTGCCAGGAGCTGGGGATTTGAAAGTGGTGATGGATGTACTGAATGTGACTGTCATCTTATAGGAACTCAGCCAGGACAGTGGCAATGTAATTTG ACAAATGGTCAGTGTGACTGTAAAGAGAGAGCTATTGGATTACAGTGTAATCAGTGCATTGATGGTTACTATGACATTGACTTAGAGTGCATTC CCTGTGGTTGTAATCTGAATGGATCCATTGGCATCAGCTGTGAGTTAGAGACTGGACAGTGTTATTGTAACAAACCCACCATTGCTGGTCGAGTTTGTGATCAGTGTGGAAGAGTTGGAGATG ATGAAAACGAGTACGTTGACGAGGTGTTTACAG GTCCCTGGCCAGACTGCAGTCCATGCCCAGAGTGTTTCCACAACTGGGCAGACTCCATCCAGGAAGTTGGTGACCAGCTGCAAAGCCAGTATGACATCACTGTAGATCTGCTGTcaaattacaacaacatgtcAGTAGAGGTGGTAGACGCAACCATACAATACATCAGGGGGAACCTCTCCTATGCTGAGCAAGTCATGGCTGATGCTATGATGGAGAGTGTTGAATTGGCAGAAATACAGCAAGGTTTTGAGAAG ATTATATACGAAGTTGGAAACTTTTCAGAAATGTTGGATATCATAGAAGACAAGGAAGTGAATGTGACACAGAGACTGACTGGCGTTTCCTCTTACACTGGTAATGTTGAAGTGGAGACTGGAGTCTTCAAAACTGCTCAGCAAATACAGACTGAGCTTGCCTCTCCTCTGGCCACCCAGGAAACACTCTTTCAGGCTGCCAATGGATCGTGGTTTAGTATTCAAGACATGTATAACGCAGTGGCTGGTTCCAACACACGTGTGCAGTCTCTGGTCAATGAGGTTCAGTCTTTGCTGCGAACTGTGGAGCTCGTTGCCATGGATCGTGGTGCTGCCACGACTCTCATCAACAATGATGTCTTACAGGATGAGTACGAATCAAACACTGAACTTCTTGCCAGCGTTGACACAATCCAGCAAGCTTATCCCGTCTCTGAGGTGCAAAGCAAAGTAGACCAGGCGTATGCTGAGGCAGTCAGCGCTAACACTTCAGCAAACCTTGCTAATCAGTTAGGCAGAGTACGCAAGCAGGAAGCTGAGGCAAAGCTGTATCAAAGTCAGATTGCAAGATACAACTCAACTAATTCTGCATCAGCTGCCATGAGAGCACAGACTGCTGCACTCACATACAAG AGTGTTGCACTGTACACCAAGGGCAACATGACTTCTCACTATGAAGACGTCCTTGATGCATACTCACAGCTCTTGAATGCTGAGAACCAGACCACTCAGATGCAGTCGATGAACACTGAAGTGATTGGAAAGTCTATCCGTCCTGTCTCTGACATGACTGCCCTTGCAGGACAGATCACAAGTACTGACATCTCTGAACAAGCCGTGTTAGATACACTGGAACAGGCACAAAACACTCTAGATGCTGCTATTGGCGCCCTCAATAACTCATTAGAGGCAGA AGTTGACGCACAAGCAGCCCTTGAGTTGGTACAAGGAATTCAAAATACTTTGCAAGAAGCAGATAATTTGAGAACTGCCACTCAAGAAAGCATGAACGGTACTGATGCTAATGCCACTAACATCCATCGTATTGCAGATGAG GTACAAGCCAAAGGAATTGAGCAGAATCAGTTGGGATTAGATACAGCCGACAACATAGCACTGATCCGTGGTAATATCGTGTCAACTGATGACTGCTTCTCAGATAAAGTAACACAGGCTGAGAATGCAGTGTCCAGGGCCAACCAGGCAGAGGCAGATGCTAATGAAGCTGTCACG GCATATACAAACAATGCTGAGAGACAGTCAGACATCAACAGCCAGGTGACTAGTGCTTACTCATCAGGCATGACACAGTATCAGCAGGTTAGGAGTGTCAGTGACTCTGCCAGACAGCTCAAGCAAGACATCGACCAGGTCAAGATGATGGAAGACCTCAACA